The following DNA comes from Malania oleifera isolate guangnan ecotype guangnan chromosome 12, ASM2987363v1, whole genome shotgun sequence.
tcgaAGTTAAAATCGAAACAAACAACTTATTTGgctaataattctaaaaataaagcaaattaaaattttgattaaacaaaatactcatttttgtaTGATATAACACATGAAGTGCATAAGAAATGTATTTAATCGATTTTTTTATGAATAGATTTTATCGCAACTTTGAATATGGAATTCAAAGGGATCAGCAAATGTTAttctaaataataaaattatagtgAAATATATGATCAACCAATATATATCAAATTTAAACATATAATGAAATTTTCCCAGCGAAAAATTCTCAAATTTAAAAACAAGTCAAAGGATATGGTTtcatctttttatttttgtttctccaATTGGGAGAGCCACGAATTGAGATCCTAATGCATATAGATACAAATGGTCTAATGGGAGCAACAATTTTTAAGAATTATTTTACTTatcttattgtacatgataattgaaaaatagtaaaaatattttccaaatacctattattattttttattttttttgaaaatttatgaatattttttttaattatattttaaattcatatgaatattttgttttaattttagctaaaaattatgtataaaatgaatgatttaattgacattaattctaaatattaaaatattcttGCAATAAGTTgttaaaacaattgaaaatcataaaatatagaatctgtttggtatcgttgttattttttattttttatttccatttatgaatagtaaaaaaaaattataaaaacgcATTTTTCTAtgttttaattttctatttttattgttgttttttaACTATTTGCAATGAGAAAtctaaaaactagattttataattttcaattattttaataACCTGTTGGTAGAAAATTTTAAtatcaagaaatatttttttggattaaacattaattttatacacagtatttaattaaaattaaaataaaatgatcatgtgaattttaaaaaaaattaaaataaaaaatatccataaatttttaaaaaaaaataaaataaaatacaaaaaatcaatcactaaatatttttacaaattttcaattatcatgtataataagattattattttaaagTGAAATTTGAAAAGGCAAAATCCAGCAACACCCCCTCACCTTTCAAAAAATGACACTCCACTCcctcaattttttaaaactacCATAAAACTCTTagagatttaattttattgacaaaatgaacaTTTCATTATTTGATCGTTAATCAACCGTTAAGTTAGTGAAAAACTTAAATTTTATTCTcaataaaatgacaattttacctttccactcaattttgataatataaattaagaaaataaaattaatttattaaattaagtTGGAAAAGTTGATCAATGAATCACAATATATTTTGGAAGTAAACTTATAAGTAAATTGAACACTTAGCAACAAAGCTGGATCAATCAATTGACATAAGCATGATAACataattgaattattattttttaaaaattaaagattatgaaaaataaataaataatacaaattattcagaaaaaaacttaaataattataatattaaaaaatatttgctaCATACATTCCGTGAAAATTAAATGACCAAACAtatctttaacaaataaaatacaatttaaaaaaattaatttggatCATCAATTTGTGAATTGTTTTTAAAGTATGGTTGAAAACCATAATTAATAACATAACTTGATTTAAAAAccatatttaataacataactTGATTAAATCAGGGAAAATCAAGTGAATTGTTTCATACAATGGACAATCAGTTAATACAAatttaagttttatttatttatttaacattcaTTTTACACACAGAAGAACTAacataccatttttttatttttaatttataaagaatgaattttgaaattttattttatcttttttcaatATTATGTTTGATAAGTTACTGAATTTAAAAACATTGTACTATGCTTTATTTGTTTTTTGATGTGTTTAatcattaaatttttatgaaaattgaatataataaacagtttttagtattataattactagatatttttatgatttattagtaattttattttttatacatattttttaaaaaattaaaattttttatatatatatatatatatatatatatatattgttattatGATGTCAATTAATTATCTAAAGGGATTGGACCGATAGACTAGTTAATTTAATCATCAATTAGATTTTCGAGTCACTTAGTTTTTAAAACATTGgccaattttttcaatttaatttattaaatatgtatcattttaaaaatattattttattatgactaaaataaatttttttcacatatacttgACTAACGGTCAACTAAGGGAAggttcattttgtcaataaaatcaaaccttcgtaggttcttTTGGTAATTTTTGAAAACACAAAGGGTGGAGtgtcattttcaaaaaatttagggCGTGTTAGATTTTACCCAATTAGAAAATATAACAATTGTgtaaaataattatgataatttttatttttattatagcactattaatttgtattattttgcaCTTTTACTATTTAAaccacattttaaaaaatattattgatttaaagattaaaaaaaGCATtcctaattaatttattttagttttcgtttctgattttcgttttcataattttttacagCGATTACCAAATGACcccttaattttcaattttttcaaaaatagtagAAAACCGACAAAAACAAATGTGTTCTAtagtttttttctttattgtgcagAAACAAAGATGAAAAATAGAAATTGTACCAAACAAACTCCAagttatttattccatatatagGAGTTCCCCGTGTTTGTCTAGCACAAGCTAGAACAAAAAATGCATGATGTGAATAAAGCACTAATGTAACAAAAACATTTAGAACAATCTCATCATGTCTATTCACAATATGTGCTCTTATATATTAGGATCAATAAGAAGACATGGACCTAAAAATTTGTAGACCTAGGTGATTCCTGTTTAAAGACTTCTCAAAATATGGCCGGACGACAATTTGTATGTGCGACGATCAAATTAATTTCCTATCCAGGATGAATCATGCATGTTTTGATGGAAAATGAAACAGATGAGCTGTGAAACACGACCTGGAACTCAAATGACATTACAATGAATCCCTTAACAATGGAGCCATTGACCATAGGGGCTGCTAGGCTCCATTAAAGATTTGATAACACGACTAACATGCAACACAAGATTTTCGACAGAATTAATGCAGCAATCATATTGGgaatttattcaaaatttcaagcaCTTTGTATAACCTTAAACATGTCTAGATATCACTGGCAGATAACCTCCATCAAAAGCATTCGTTCGTGATCAAACATGGTTTTTGAGGAATGTGAGAATTAGCCGATTCACCTGATCAGGGAATTGCTCATGAACAAAATGGGTTCCTTCAGGCAAGAACGTGATGTCCAGATCAGGGACAAACTCTTTCACCTTTCCGCTCTTTATGTAGTCCTCTATCCCTGGAAATTTGAAGAAATAATCCTCATCCCCCATGATCAGCAGGGCTGGAACTTTAACATTAGGATCTGCTATGCTGAACTGTTCTCGAGATGCCCTATGAAAACATTAAACCATGTCAAATAGCAGTGAATGTTTGTTTAGGAGACTGTCAATTCAGCATAGGACACCACAGTAGTTGCGCAATTGGTGAAACAAATGAATCAAAAtgccttttcttcttcttcttcttcttcttcttcttcttcttcttctctctctctctctctctcttttggtGAAATGGTTCTTTTCCACAATGTGGCACACTTTCTATCTTTAGGTAATCTTAGTTTTACCAGCCTTTGTAGTAAAAGTGACCCATGTCCCATGGCACAAGTTTGACAGTCATTTCACTAAAAGGATGAAACAAATGAACCAAGATGCCTCTTGTTTTAGTGAAGTGGGCACTTTACCATGGGGTGGCACACTTTGTGGCTGTGGGTTTGATGATCACaatgatagaaaaaaaaaaatgataacagAGAGCACAATAAGATGGGAGTTGCAACACAATATTTCGTTTCAGGATGATAGCTACTTGGTCACTTCTCAGTAAAACTACGGTTGGTCACATACCTATATGGGACTTGCAATGCAGTTTGGAAACCAGATTTCTCATACAAAGTTCCATAGGTTGCAAGGTCTTCCTCTGTGAACCATGGGGGAAGAGGAGTTGATGGGTCCACCAAATCCATGATCTCCTGGTTTTCTGCAGCTATTGGTATCTCACTTCTGGAGAAGAGGATGTAGATGTTCCGTACAACTGTTTTAGCATCAAGGCGACCAAAATCAGCTTCGGCTCGCCCAGGTTCCTGAGACAAATATCACAGAAATGAAGCAGCAAGTGGGTACATTTGGTTTGATGTAACTAAACAAAGAGAGAATTAAGCACTCACCTGCCATCTTGAAATGTAGAAGCCTTCAGGAAGGTATTTACTGAAATTGGGGGTTTCTGGTGGCAAATATGGCACCCCCAATGTTATCACTCCTAAGACCCTCTCAGGATGGAGAAGGGCAAAAAGGTAAGCTGGTCGAATTCCAAAATCTTTCCCAACAAGAAAAACCTATGGtcaaaaacagagagagagagtcattAACATGAAACATAATACTTAGACCTTTTATTCAGTACAACACATTACACGATACTAACATGAAACATAATATTTAGTTAGACCTTTTCTTTGGTACAACACATTATATAACACTTTATGATTGATCTATTTTAAGCTGATCAAGCAGGACAAAACAGTCGCATTCATATATCCAGAAATAGAtgttttcaaataattatatgagTGTGTGGTGTGCCTAATGCAAGGTCTTTTTCAAACATTATAAGTGCCTAATGCATTACTACATATCTATTTTTTTCTTCAAACGAATGAGacaaagcctttttttttttttttttttttttctttgttcatTTTGCAAGGTGCAGGAATAATTTCTTATTTTGTATGAGAGGAATATCTTTTACAATCTCATActttttaatttcaataatataTAATTTCTCATTTCTTTTTTAGTTTATATTTCAATATTAATGCCCATTGTGTGATTTCCCATCCATGAATAATGTCTTAGAAGACAAGTCAAAGACATAAAAGGATGAACTCCaccatctctccctctctctcaacCCCACAGCCCCAACCTGCAATCCCTCTTTCCCGTTCTAGCTCTGCTCAGGGCTCAATTCTCCAACTCAAAGCTGCCACGTTATTTCCAGCCAAAACAAATTCTTTAatgctgcatttgggagcatagatttctaatcttgaatttagatttgagtgaacttggacaaatttcaataaaattttatattgcattttatccaaatccaaatgTAATActtctccaaacatagggtaagcGCTCAAAACTCTATCTCTCCAAGTCTTCATCTCTTGGAATTTCAACATGGAATTGATCATGAAATTTTCCAAACTATTTGTTGAAGGCATATGAATGTAGCTGAAGAATAAAATTCATCTAACATAATCCGTAGCCTATGAAGGTGCTCTAGAAAACAACAGCGAAAATCCAACAATTTATTTTGC
Coding sequences within:
- the LOC131145152 gene encoding uncharacterized protein LOC131145152 produces the protein MEEIEHKHIEVGGLKLHVAAIGTGSSVVVFLHGFPEIWYTWRHQMLAVASAGFRAIAPDYRGYGLSDQPPHPDKTSFADLVSDLLAILDFLGISKVFLVGKDFGIRPAYLFALLHPERVLGVITLGVPYLPPETPNFSKYLPEGFYISRWQEPGRAEADFGRLDAKTVVRNIYILFSRSEIPIAAENQEIMDLVDPSTPLPPWFTEEDLATYGTLYEKSGFQTALQVPYRASREQFSIADPNVKVPALLIMGDEDYFFKFPGIEDYIKSGKVKEFVPDLDITFLPEGTHFVHEQFPDQVNRLILTFLKNHV